In Camelus bactrianus isolate YW-2024 breed Bactrian camel chromosome 28, ASM4877302v1, whole genome shotgun sequence, a single window of DNA contains:
- the LMAN2L gene encoding VIP36-like protein isoform X4 translates to MDKGRRICMGMAWQSGTQRIGCSQRVFPYISAMVNNGSLSYDHERDGRPTELGGCTAIVRNLHYDTFLVIRYVKRHLTIMMDIDGKHEWRDCIEVPGVRLPRGYYFGTSSITGDLSDNHDVISLKLFELTVERTPEEEKLHRDVFLPSVDNMKLPEMTAPLPPLSGLALFLIVFFSLVFSVFAIVIGIILYNKWQEQSRKRFY, encoded by the exons ATGGACAAGGGAAGAAGAATCTGCATGGGGATGGCTTGGCAATCTGGTACACAAAGGATCGGATGCAGCCAG CGGGTGTTCCCCTACATCTCAGCCATGGTGAACAATGGCTCCCTCAGCTACGACCATGAGCGGGACGGGCGGCCTACGGAGCTGGGGGGCTGTACAGCCATCGTCCGCAACCTCCATTATGACACCTTCCTCGTGATTCGCTATGTCAAGAGGCATTTGACG aTAATGATGGACATCGATGGCAAGCATGAGTGGAGGGACTGCATCGAGGTGCCCGGGGTCCGTCTGCCCCGGGGCTACTACTTTGGCACCTCCTCCATCACTGGGGACCTCTCGG ATAATCATGACGTCATTTCCCTGAAGCTGTTTGAGCTGACAGTGGAGAGGACCCCGGAAGAGGAGAAGCTGCATCGAGACGTGTTCCTGCCCTCGGTGGACAACATGAAGCTGCCTGAGA TGACAGCCCCACTGCCGCCCCTGAGTGGCCTGGCCCTCTTTCTCATCGTCTTCTTCTCCTTGGTGTTCTCTGTGTTTGCCATTGTCATTGGGATCATACTCTACAACAAATGGCAGGAACAGAGCCGAAAGCGCTTCTACTGA
- the LMAN2L gene encoding VIP36-like protein isoform X3 — translation MQPGPVFGNMDKFVGLGVFVDTYPNEEKQQEAQKRRYSPGVQRVFPYISAMVNNGSLSYDHERDGRPTELGGCTAIVRNLHYDTFLVIRYVKRHLTIMMDIDGKHEWRDCIEVPGVRLPRGYYFGTSSITGDLSDNHDVISLKLFELTVERTPEEEKLHRDVFLPSVDNMKLPEMTAPLPPLSGLALFLIVFFSLVFSVFAIVIGIILYNKWQEQSRKRFY, via the exons ATGCAGCCAG ggCCTGTGTTTGGAAACATGGACAAATTTGTGGGGCTGGGAGTATTTGTAGACACCTATCCCAATGAGGAGAAGCAGCAAGAG GCCCAGAAGAGGCGATATTCTCCAGGAGTCCAG CGGGTGTTCCCCTACATCTCAGCCATGGTGAACAATGGCTCCCTCAGCTACGACCATGAGCGGGACGGGCGGCCTACGGAGCTGGGGGGCTGTACAGCCATCGTCCGCAACCTCCATTATGACACCTTCCTCGTGATTCGCTATGTCAAGAGGCATTTGACG aTAATGATGGACATCGATGGCAAGCATGAGTGGAGGGACTGCATCGAGGTGCCCGGGGTCCGTCTGCCCCGGGGCTACTACTTTGGCACCTCCTCCATCACTGGGGACCTCTCGG ATAATCATGACGTCATTTCCCTGAAGCTGTTTGAGCTGACAGTGGAGAGGACCCCGGAAGAGGAGAAGCTGCATCGAGACGTGTTCCTGCCCTCGGTGGACAACATGAAGCTGCCTGAGA TGACAGCCCCACTGCCGCCCCTGAGTGGCCTGGCCCTCTTTCTCATCGTCTTCTTCTCCTTGGTGTTCTCTGTGTTTGCCATTGTCATTGGGATCATACTCTACAACAAATGGCAGGAACAGAGCCGAAAGCGCTTCTACTGA